In Microbispora sp. ZYX-F-249, a single genomic region encodes these proteins:
- a CDS encoding phytoene/squalene synthase family protein, which yields MSAPPQAPAATLTAGYERCRRLHASYGRSYYLATRLLPAWKRPHVHALYGFARYADEIVDSFAVTGDRSAALERLSSRLAAALDGEHVRDPVLPAFTHTVRAFGIDHADVRAFLASMRADLTVDRYATYDDLLGYMEGSAAVIGTMMLPVLEALPGEEGRAREPARQLGLAFQLTNFIRDVREDLTRGRVYLPLADLDKFGVTEADLAAPSAAPAVRELVAYECDRARDHYRRARDGIALLAPSSRPCIRAAYELYGGILDEIGAAGHDVLARRARVSRRRRLAIFARHLFAARAAARAERRVEVA from the coding sequence ATGAGCGCGCCACCACAGGCGCCGGCCGCGACGCTGACGGCCGGCTACGAGCGGTGCCGCAGGCTGCACGCGAGCTACGGCCGCTCGTACTACCTGGCCACCCGCCTGCTGCCCGCCTGGAAACGGCCGCACGTCCACGCGTTGTACGGCTTCGCCCGTTACGCCGACGAGATCGTGGACTCGTTCGCGGTGACCGGCGACCGGTCCGCGGCGCTGGAGCGCCTGTCCTCCCGGCTCGCCGCCGCGCTGGACGGCGAACACGTCCGCGATCCGGTGCTCCCCGCCTTCACGCACACGGTGCGGGCGTTCGGGATCGACCACGCCGACGTGCGGGCGTTCCTCGCGTCCATGCGCGCCGACCTCACCGTGGACCGGTACGCGACCTACGACGACCTGCTGGGATACATGGAAGGATCGGCGGCGGTCATCGGGACGATGATGCTGCCGGTGCTGGAGGCCCTGCCGGGCGAGGAGGGGCGGGCCCGCGAGCCCGCCCGCCAGCTCGGGCTGGCCTTCCAGCTCACCAACTTCATCCGCGACGTGCGCGAGGACCTGACGCGGGGCCGCGTCTACCTGCCGCTCGCCGACCTCGACAAGTTCGGCGTGACGGAGGCCGACCTGGCCGCGCCGTCCGCCGCGCCGGCCGTGCGGGAGCTGGTGGCCTACGAGTGCGACCGCGCCCGCGACCACTACCGGCGGGCCCGTGACGGGATCGCGCTGCTCGCGCCGTCGTCCCGCCCCTGCATCAGGGCGGCGTACGAGCTGTACGGCGGCATCCTGGACGAGATCGGGGCGGCCGGGCACGACGTGCTGGCGAGGCGGGCCAGGGTCTCCCGGCGGCGCAGGCTCGCGATCTTCGCCCGGCACCTGTTCGCCGCGCGGGCCGCCGCCCGCGCCGAACGCCGGGTGGAGGTGGCGTGA
- the plsX gene encoding phosphate acyltransferase PlsX: protein MSRPVVVDAMGGDHGPAEVVRGAVEAWRDHGVPVVLVGRAGVVRGELARLGAAGEIDVAHAADVVPMTERGAGAVRMVRSSMSVGFDLLREGAGGAFVSAGSTGAVVACAADRLGTAPAVLRPALAVALPTTAGGVTVLIDAGATVDPMPEMIAQFALLGASYAQLVLGVADPRVGLLSIGAEPGKGNRLTRRAETLLRGLPLRFHGNVEGGDVLTGVVDVIVTDGFTGNVVLKNVEGTVRATLALAAAEGVAAPAGLGRVAARYDPETHGGAALLGLTRTVVVAHGNSRAGTVARACVVARDLAEGEVVARLGDRLAVQPAP, encoded by the coding sequence ATGTCCCGCCCGGTCGTCGTGGACGCCATGGGCGGCGACCACGGGCCCGCGGAGGTCGTCCGGGGGGCGGTCGAGGCGTGGCGGGATCACGGCGTGCCGGTCGTCCTCGTCGGCCGGGCCGGGGTCGTGCGCGGGGAACTGGCCCGGCTCGGGGCGGCGGGCGAGATCGACGTCGCGCACGCCGCCGACGTCGTGCCGATGACCGAGCGGGGCGCGGGTGCGGTCCGCATGGTCCGCTCCAGCATGTCCGTCGGCTTCGACCTCCTGCGGGAGGGAGCCGGCGGGGCCTTCGTGTCGGCGGGGTCCACCGGGGCCGTGGTCGCCTGCGCGGCCGACCGGCTCGGCACCGCGCCCGCCGTGCTGCGCCCCGCGCTGGCCGTGGCGCTGCCGACCACGGCGGGCGGGGTCACCGTGCTGATCGACGCCGGCGCGACCGTGGACCCGATGCCCGAGATGATCGCCCAGTTCGCGCTGCTCGGGGCGTCGTACGCGCAGCTCGTGCTGGGCGTGGCCGACCCTCGCGTCGGGTTGCTGTCGATCGGCGCGGAGCCCGGCAAGGGGAACCGGCTGACCCGCCGGGCCGAGACCCTGCTGCGCGGCCTGCCGCTGCGTTTCCACGGCAACGTGGAGGGCGGCGACGTGCTCACCGGGGTCGTCGACGTGATCGTGACCGACGGGTTCACCGGCAACGTCGTGCTGAAGAACGTGGAGGGGACCGTGCGCGCCACGCTCGCCCTCGCGGCGGCGGAGGGCGTGGCCGCTCCGGCCGGCCTCGGCCGGGTGGCGGCCCGCTACGATCCCGAGACGCACGGCGGCGCGGCCCTCCTCGGGCTCACCCGCACCGTCGTCGTGGCGCACGGCAACTCCCGGGCCGGGACCGTCGCCCGGGCCTGCGTGGTGGCGCGCGACCTCGCCGAGGGCGAGGTCGTCGCCCGGCTCGGCGACCGGCTCGCCGTCCAGCCCGCGCCGTGA
- a CDS encoding spheroidene monooxygenase, which produces MSATSRGTSGGSVVTFHLQRYADRGAMRHMAFDRPVLRRTGGLLFWRLLGSGRGASMTLGADLRRWALLAVWRDERAFEEFLARSPIPARWRREAVEAWHVRLAPIASRGRWNGAEPFTPVPGRARSQATAGPQDGPVAVLTRASIRPSRLVAFYRSVPAVEGLLRAQEGCLASVGLGEWPLARQATFSLWRDAAAVRAFAYAGRAHREVVERVRAHDWYSEELFARFIPYASVGAWDGADPLAGRRADP; this is translated from the coding sequence ATGAGCGCCACCAGCAGGGGGACGAGCGGCGGGAGCGTCGTCACGTTCCACCTCCAGCGATACGCGGACCGGGGGGCCATGCGTCACATGGCCTTCGACCGCCCGGTGCTCCGCCGCACCGGGGGGCTGCTGTTCTGGCGGCTGCTCGGCTCGGGCCGGGGGGCGTCGATGACCCTCGGCGCCGACCTGCGCCGCTGGGCGCTGCTCGCCGTCTGGCGGGACGAGCGGGCGTTCGAGGAGTTCCTGGCACGCTCGCCGATCCCCGCCAGGTGGCGGCGCGAGGCCGTCGAGGCCTGGCACGTACGGCTCGCGCCGATCGCCTCGCGCGGGCGCTGGAACGGGGCCGAGCCGTTCACACCCGTGCCCGGGCGCGCGAGGTCGCAGGCCACGGCGGGGCCGCAGGACGGGCCCGTGGCGGTGCTGACCCGGGCGTCGATCCGGCCGTCGCGACTGGTCGCGTTCTACCGCTCCGTGCCCGCCGTCGAGGGATTGCTGCGGGCCCAGGAGGGCTGCCTCGCCTCCGTCGGGCTGGGGGAGTGGCCGCTGGCCCGGCAGGCCACCTTCTCCCTGTGGCGCGACGCCGCCGCCGTCCGCGCGTTCGCCTACGCCGGGCGGGCGCACCGTGAGGTCGTCGAACGGGTCCGCGCCCACGACTGGTACTCCGAGGAGCTGTTCGCCCGGTTCATTCCCTACGCGAGCGTGGGCGCCTGGGACGGCGCCGATCCCCTCGCGGGTCGGCGAGCCGATCCCTGA
- a CDS encoding glycerol-3-phosphate acyltransferase — protein sequence MTTLPPLVPLLVALIGGYLLGSVPVAVLVAGRRGVDPREIGDRNPGFWNVRERLGGRTAAPVFAGDMAKGVLAGLLGLLAGGAHTTGPGVVAGPSVPAAYLAVGAAMIGHAWPVFAGFRGGRSVLTFAGGVAVICPPAFGLALAVLGVVFLLTRSFAAGARAGVFAIPLLQLPFAPIGHVAATGALMCLIGLRFGQAALAARRA from the coding sequence GTGACGACGCTCCCGCCGCTCGTCCCCCTGCTGGTGGCGCTCATCGGCGGCTACCTTCTCGGCTCGGTTCCGGTCGCGGTGCTGGTCGCGGGGCGGCGGGGCGTCGATCCCCGGGAGATCGGCGACCGCAACCCCGGCTTCTGGAACGTGCGCGAACGGCTCGGCGGCCGGACGGCCGCGCCGGTCTTCGCCGGGGACATGGCCAAGGGCGTGCTCGCCGGGCTGCTCGGCCTGCTGGCCGGCGGCGCCCACACCACCGGGCCGGGGGTGGTCGCGGGCCCGAGCGTCCCCGCGGCGTACCTGGCGGTGGGCGCGGCGATGATCGGGCACGCCTGGCCGGTCTTCGCCGGGTTCCGCGGCGGGCGGTCGGTGCTGACCTTCGCCGGCGGCGTCGCGGTGATCTGCCCGCCCGCGTTCGGGCTCGCGCTCGCCGTTCTCGGGGTGGTCTTCCTGCTCACCCGGTCGTTCGCGGCCGGGGCCCGGGCCGGGGTGTTCGCGATCCCGCTGCTGCAACTGCCGTTCGCGCCGATCGGCCACGTCGCCGCGACCGGCGCGCTCATGTGCCTCATCGGGCTGCGCTTCGGGCAGGCGGCGCTGGCCGCGCGCCGCGCCTGA
- a CDS encoding glycosyltransferase family 2 protein, with protein MRTGAAGTAGRPGAGRAGTGARVLAAAQAAAALVVLVRLARGRRRLPPLAAPLPGPPPGAGGRATGPGGGAAGGGASAARAGRGVAPDGGRPGISVVIPARDEERRLGPCLRAVLADPAVAEVIVVDDESSDGTARLAAAYGATVVRGRPLPDGWVGKQWALHQGLSRARGEIVVTLDADTRPRPGLFGALAAALRDHDLVSAGPRFVCDGFAEQALHASFLATLVYRFGPIGPPAPPPPHRVVANGQCLAFRREAMRRADGFARVRGHMTDDVALARALAAGGWRVGFLDAGGLLEVDMHESAAGVWREWGRSLPLRDVTRPAWQAADLAVVWLAAALPALRLAAGRPTRLDLALLAVRVLLATALRRSYARPGAGVALSFLLDPATAVRLTQATLRPVRTWRSRAYPVFPAGGAAETGAVRRGARPAPPARSAAR; from the coding sequence GTGAGAACCGGCGCGGCCGGGACGGCAGGGCGCCCTGGGGCCGGACGAGCCGGGACCGGCGCGCGGGTGCTCGCCGCCGCCCAGGCGGCGGCGGCCCTCGTCGTGCTGGTGCGCCTCGCGCGCGGCCGGCGGCGGCTCCCTCCGCTCGCCGCGCCCCTGCCGGGCCCGCCCCCCGGCGCCGGCGGCCGGGCGACCGGGCCGGGCGGCGGTGCGGCCGGAGGCGGCGCCTCGGCGGCCCGCGCCGGCCGTGGCGTGGCCCCCGATGGGGGACGTCCGGGCATCTCGGTGGTCATCCCGGCCAGGGACGAGGAGCGCAGGCTCGGGCCCTGCCTGCGGGCGGTGCTGGCCGACCCCGCCGTCGCCGAGGTCATCGTGGTGGACGACGAGTCCTCGGACGGCACCGCGCGGCTCGCCGCCGCGTACGGCGCGACGGTGGTGCGCGGACGCCCGCTGCCGGACGGCTGGGTGGGCAAGCAGTGGGCGCTGCACCAGGGGCTGTCGCGGGCGCGCGGCGAGATCGTGGTCACTTTGGACGCCGACACGCGGCCCCGGCCGGGCCTGTTCGGCGCACTCGCCGCCGCCCTCCGTGACCACGACCTGGTCAGCGCGGGCCCCCGTTTCGTCTGCGACGGGTTCGCCGAGCAGGCGCTGCACGCGTCGTTCCTCGCCACGCTGGTCTACCGGTTCGGCCCCATCGGTCCCCCCGCGCCGCCGCCGCCCCACCGGGTGGTGGCCAACGGCCAGTGCCTGGCCTTCCGGCGGGAGGCGATGCGGCGGGCCGACGGCTTCGCCCGGGTGCGGGGGCACATGACCGACGACGTCGCCCTCGCCAGGGCCCTCGCCGCCGGCGGCTGGAGGGTCGGCTTCCTCGACGCGGGGGGACTGCTGGAGGTCGACATGCACGAGTCGGCGGCCGGGGTGTGGCGGGAGTGGGGGCGCTCGCTGCCGCTGCGCGACGTCACCCGCCCCGCGTGGCAGGCGGCCGACCTCGCCGTCGTCTGGCTCGCCGCCGCGTTGCCGGCGCTCCGCCTGGCCGCCGGGCGGCCGACCCGGCTCGACCTGGCGCTGCTCGCCGTACGGGTGCTGCTCGCCACCGCGCTGCGGCGCAGCTACGCCCGGCCCGGCGCGGGCGTGGCGCTGTCGTTCCTGCTCGACCCGGCCACGGCCGTACGGCTGACGCAGGCGACGCTGCGGCCCGTCAGGACCTGGCGGAGCCGCGCCTACCCCGTCTTCCCCGCCGGTGGCGCGGCGGAGACGGGTGCCGTCAGGCGCGGCGCGCGGCCAGCGCCGCCTGCCCGAAGCGCAGCCCGATGA
- a CDS encoding phytoene desaturase family protein yields MAEVIVVGGGVGGMAAALLLARDGHEVRVYERLPRLGGKLAEHRRDGFTFSIGPSLLTLPGLFLDLGVPLDLLELDELCRYHWPDGSALSTYRDPERTAEAVDRLAPGEGRHWRAYHRWAGRCLDASMRTFFAGPLSGPVVEPPIPWSGRRAAEITGGRPDAGWRGPVARPRPGDLLAVAPGRTLDALAARFFRDARLRQYVGRYATYAGSSPYRAPAALGCVPAIEHGDGGWYVRGGLPRLADALAASLDKAGVEVRLETEITELIAGPGRVGGVRTARGEAVRADIVIVNADAAALYGRLLPDRARLRRIAGLGLSSSAFLLLAAVEGRTEGMPHHSVVFSADYRREFGDIFDRRRPPEDPTVYIARPVVDDPTQAPAGAESWSMLVNVPAGDPARWPMPPEAYAELVLGRLASRGHDLSGRLRFLDLLTPADLRDRYGAWGGAIYGGAYGGPLAPFRRPGNRGPLRGLYLVGGSAHPGGGLPLVAMGGRIVAALVRRDFPRSARRQGKAHP; encoded by the coding sequence ATGGCGGAGGTGATCGTGGTCGGGGGCGGCGTCGGCGGCATGGCGGCCGCCCTGCTGCTCGCGCGGGACGGGCACGAGGTGCGCGTCTACGAGCGGCTGCCCCGTCTGGGCGGCAAGCTGGCCGAGCACAGGCGGGACGGCTTCACGTTCTCGATCGGCCCCTCGCTGCTCACGCTGCCCGGCCTCTTCCTGGACCTCGGCGTCCCGCTCGACCTGCTCGAACTCGACGAGCTGTGCCGCTACCACTGGCCGGACGGCTCGGCGCTGTCCACCTACCGCGACCCGGAGCGTACGGCGGAGGCGGTGGACCGGCTCGCGCCGGGCGAGGGCCGCCACTGGCGGGCCTACCACCGCTGGGCCGGGCGCTGCCTGGACGCCTCGATGCGCACCTTCTTCGCCGGACCGCTGTCCGGGCCCGTCGTCGAGCCGCCGATCCCGTGGTCCGGCCGGCGTGCCGCCGAGATCACGGGCGGACGGCCGGACGCCGGGTGGCGCGGCCCCGTCGCGCGGCCCCGGCCGGGCGACCTGCTCGCGGTCGCGCCCGGCCGCACCCTGGACGCGCTGGCCGCCCGGTTCTTCCGGGACGCCCGCCTGCGTCAGTACGTCGGCCGCTACGCCACCTACGCCGGGTCGAGCCCCTACCGCGCGCCCGCCGCCCTGGGCTGCGTCCCCGCCATCGAGCACGGAGACGGCGGGTGGTACGTGCGGGGCGGGCTGCCCCGGCTCGCCGACGCGCTGGCCGCGTCGCTCGACAAGGCGGGCGTCGAGGTCCGTCTGGAGACCGAGATCACCGAACTGATCGCGGGCCCGGGGCGGGTCGGCGGCGTCCGCACGGCCCGGGGCGAGGCGGTCCGGGCCGACATCGTGATCGTCAACGCCGACGCGGCGGCGCTGTACGGGCGGCTCCTGCCCGACCGTGCCCGGCTCCGCCGGATCGCCGGGCTGGGGCTGTCGTCGTCCGCCTTCCTGCTGCTCGCCGCCGTGGAGGGGCGGACCGAGGGCATGCCGCACCACTCGGTCGTGTTCTCCGCCGACTACCGGCGCGAGTTCGGCGACATCTTCGACCGGCGGCGGCCGCCGGAGGACCCCACGGTCTACATCGCCCGCCCCGTGGTGGACGACCCCACCCAGGCTCCCGCGGGCGCGGAGAGCTGGAGCATGCTGGTGAACGTCCCCGCCGGCGACCCCGCGCGCTGGCCGATGCCGCCCGAGGCGTACGCGGAGCTCGTCCTCGGCCGCCTGGCGAGCAGGGGCCACGACCTGTCCGGACGGCTGCGCTTCCTCGACCTGCTGACCCCGGCCGACCTGCGCGACCGGTACGGCGCGTGGGGCGGGGCGATCTACGGCGGCGCCTACGGCGGCCCGCTCGCCCCCTTCCGCCGCCCCGGCAACCGGGGGCCGCTGCGCGGGCTGTACCTCGTCGGCGGGTCCGCGCATCCGGGAGGCGGGCTGCCGCTGGTGGCGATGGGCGGCCGGATCGTGGCCGCGCTGGTGCGCCGCGACTTCCCCCGCTCCGCCCGTCGCCAGGGAAAGGCACACCCGTGA
- a CDS encoding carotenoid biosynthesis protein: METWDATEKRAAEDDGTPAGRRGSRRPRLTGPWPARPPGGTRPNSAGTVGTVGMAGVARMVRMVRLVRMVPTGAVARVPGMVRAAGLVRVAGVLALAAMTAAQIATGLRPHDLRLTTVVVVLLAVSALAFAAAAYGPGRAAGAFAAAVAAGFAAEWAGTRTGLPFGDYRYTDALWPRPGGVPLIVALAWGGMGLAAHAVARRVAPRGRLIPILAGALALTAWDLFLDPQMLRLGLWVWAEPGPYRGVPLGNFAGWLLVSLLVMTLVDRLTGRTDGGRAGATGLVALYTVMAAMETVGFAVVFRPPDPFVAAAGGLAMGTFALLAWGRAWRR; the protein is encoded by the coding sequence GTGGAGACGTGGGATGCCACAGAGAAGAGGGCGGCCGAGGATGACGGCACGCCCGCCGGGCGGCGCGGATCACGCCGGCCGCGCCTGACGGGGCCGTGGCCGGCCCGGCCGCCGGGCGGGACACGGCCGAACAGTGCCGGCACGGTCGGCACGGTCGGCATGGCCGGTGTGGCCCGCATGGTCCGCATGGTCCGGCTGGTCCGCATGGTCCCCACGGGCGCTGTGGCGCGGGTGCCCGGCATGGTCCGCGCGGCCGGTCTGGTCCGGGTGGCCGGTGTGCTCGCGCTGGCCGCGATGACGGCCGCCCAGATCGCGACGGGGCTGCGGCCCCACGACCTGCGCCTCACCACCGTGGTCGTGGTCCTGCTCGCGGTGAGCGCGCTCGCCTTCGCGGCGGCGGCGTACGGCCCGGGCAGGGCGGCGGGCGCGTTCGCGGCGGCGGTGGCGGCGGGTTTCGCCGCCGAGTGGGCCGGCACCAGGACCGGCCTGCCCTTCGGCGACTACCGCTACACCGACGCCCTGTGGCCGCGGCCCGGGGGCGTCCCGTTGATCGTCGCCCTCGCGTGGGGCGGCATGGGCCTGGCCGCCCACGCCGTCGCCCGCCGCGTGGCGCCGCGCGGCCGGCTGATCCCGATCCTCGCCGGCGCACTGGCGCTCACCGCCTGGGACCTGTTCCTCGACCCGCAGATGCTCCGCCTCGGGCTGTGGGTCTGGGCGGAGCCCGGGCCGTACCGCGGGGTGCCGCTCGGCAACTTCGCCGGGTGGCTGCTGGTCTCCCTCCTGGTCATGACGCTCGTCGACCGCCTCACGGGCCGTACGGACGGCGGCCGGGCGGGGGCCACCGGGCTGGTCGCCCTCTACACGGTCATGGCGGCGATGGAGACCGTCGGCTTCGCCGTTGTCTTCCGGCCGCCCGACCCGTTCGTGGCCGCCGCCGGAGGGCTCGCGATGGGCACGTTCGCCCTGCTCGCCTGGGGGCGCGCATGGCGGAGGTGA
- a CDS encoding aldo/keto reductase: MEQRVLGRTGRQVGVVGLGAWQLGADWGEVSEADAMATLDAAVDAGTTFIDTADVYGDGRSEKIIGKLLKERPGLTVATKMGRRVQQTPDVYTLDNFRAWTDRSRANLGVDTLDLVQLHCPPSAVFDTDEVFDALDTLVSEGRVAAYGVSVETVSEALTAIARPGVATVQIILNAFRLKPLDEVLPAAEKAGVGIIARVPLASGLLSGRYGPQTVFAEDDHRNFNRQGEAFDVGETFSGVEYGVGLQAVDRLRDLVPEGMTMAQFALRWIIDQPGVSVVIPGARNPNQAEANAAAARFPALPAETHDAVRGIYDDLIRPQVHHRW, from the coding sequence ATGGAACAGCGCGTGTTGGGCAGGACGGGCAGGCAGGTTGGCGTCGTCGGGCTGGGAGCCTGGCAGCTCGGGGCCGACTGGGGCGAGGTGAGCGAGGCGGACGCCATGGCCACGCTCGACGCCGCGGTCGACGCCGGGACCACCTTCATCGACACGGCCGACGTGTACGGCGACGGCCGCAGCGAGAAGATCATCGGAAAGCTGCTGAAGGAGCGCCCCGGCCTGACCGTGGCCACGAAGATGGGCCGCAGGGTGCAGCAGACGCCCGACGTCTACACCCTCGACAATTTCCGCGCCTGGACCGACCGATCCCGCGCCAACCTGGGCGTCGACACGCTCGACCTGGTGCAGCTCCACTGCCCGCCGAGCGCCGTCTTCGACACCGACGAGGTCTTCGACGCGCTCGACACGCTGGTCTCCGAGGGCCGCGTCGCCGCGTACGGCGTGAGCGTGGAGACGGTGTCCGAGGCGCTGACCGCGATCGCGCGGCCCGGCGTGGCCACCGTGCAGATCATCCTCAACGCCTTCCGGCTGAAGCCGCTGGACGAGGTTCTGCCCGCCGCGGAGAAGGCCGGTGTGGGCATCATCGCCCGGGTTCCGCTCGCCAGCGGCCTGCTGTCGGGCAGGTACGGCCCGCAGACGGTCTTCGCCGAGGACGACCACCGCAACTTCAACCGTCAGGGCGAGGCGTTCGACGTCGGCGAGACCTTCTCCGGCGTCGAGTACGGCGTCGGCCTCCAGGCGGTCGACCGGCTGCGCGACCTGGTGCCCGAGGGCATGACGATGGCGCAGTTCGCGCTGCGCTGGATCATCGACCAGCCCGGGGTCAGCGTCGTGATCCCCGGCGCCCGCAACCCGAACCAGGCCGAGGCCAACGCGGCGGCGGCGCGGTTCCCCGCTCTGCCGGCCGAGACGCACGACGCGGTCCGCGGGATCTACGACGACCTGATCCGTCCGCAGGTGCACCACCGCTGGTGA
- a CDS encoding dienelactone hydrolase family protein produces MSGVGLSVRIPVGGVVLDADVVVPGEARGAVLFAHGSGSGRHSPRNRYVAGELQRAGLATVLADLLTMEEERADAVTGHLRFDIGLLAERVGGLADRLPGGEAAGGLPGGLPVGLFGASTGAAAALVAAAARPGGVGAVVSRGGRPDLAGDALRSVRQPTLLIVGERDSVVLDLNRTAMRAITAPVELEIVPRATHLFEEPGALETVARLARDWFLRYLAGGAPPA; encoded by the coding sequence ATGAGCGGAGTCGGACTCAGCGTGCGGATCCCCGTCGGCGGGGTCGTGCTCGACGCGGACGTCGTGGTTCCCGGGGAGGCCAGGGGGGCGGTGCTGTTCGCCCACGGCAGTGGCAGCGGCCGGCACAGCCCGCGCAACCGCTACGTCGCGGGGGAGCTGCAGCGGGCCGGGCTGGCCACCGTCCTGGCCGACCTGCTCACGATGGAGGAGGAGCGCGCCGACGCCGTCACCGGTCACCTGCGCTTCGACATCGGCCTGCTCGCGGAACGGGTGGGCGGGCTGGCCGACCGGCTGCCCGGGGGCGAGGCCGCCGGTGGCCTGCCCGGTGGCCTGCCCGTCGGGCTGTTCGGCGCGAGCACGGGCGCCGCCGCCGCGCTCGTCGCCGCGGCGGCGCGGCCCGGCGGCGTCGGGGCGGTGGTGTCCAGGGGCGGCAGGCCCGACCTCGCGGGGGACGCGCTCCGCTCGGTGCGCCAGCCGACGCTGCTGATCGTGGGGGAGCGCGACTCCGTCGTGCTCGACCTCAACAGGACGGCGATGCGGGCGATCACCGCGCCGGTGGAGCTGGAGATCGTGCCCCGGGCCACGCATCTGTTCGAGGAGCCGGGCGCCCTGGAGACGGTGGCGCGGCTCGCCCGCGACTGGTTCCTGCGCTACCTGGCGGGTGGAGCACCCCCCGCCTGA
- a CDS encoding DUF6157 family protein, with product MAEDLNYYSTLIAVAEDCPVDAAEVPKPRGGRPTVAVLQYELISGAPYGLTQEDVLFETWLRRQDPPPRDLSQQRRAELRKEFFSRSQACLRASPLPKKYGWGLLFDRDGRIALCPMESEEYRRLVEGRAGGPGDSGPGETGPGDSGPGDSGPGDGGVRVLKALRSRRS from the coding sequence ATGGCCGAGGATCTCAACTACTACTCGACGCTCATCGCGGTCGCCGAGGACTGCCCGGTGGACGCCGCGGAGGTGCCCAAGCCCAGGGGCGGCAGACCGACCGTCGCCGTCCTGCAGTACGAACTGATCTCCGGCGCGCCGTACGGCCTGACGCAGGAGGACGTGCTGTTCGAGACCTGGCTGCGCCGGCAGGACCCGCCGCCGCGGGACCTGTCGCAACAGCGGCGCGCGGAGCTCAGGAAGGAGTTCTTCTCCCGCTCCCAGGCCTGCCTGCGGGCCTCGCCCCTGCCCAAGAAGTACGGCTGGGGGCTGCTGTTCGACCGGGACGGCCGGATCGCGCTGTGCCCGATGGAGTCGGAGGAGTACCGGCGCCTGGTGGAGGGTCGGGCCGGCGGCCCGGGCGACAGTGGCCCGGGAGAGACGGGCCCGGGGGACAGCGGCCCGGGGGACAGCGGCCCGGGTGACGGCGGCGTGCGCGTGCTCAAGGCGTTGCGCTCGCGCCGCTCCTGA